A single region of the Candidatus Parcubacteria bacterium genome encodes:
- a CDS encoding MgtC/SapB family protein — MPILTPVDAIIFFQLALAMLLGMSLGLERTLAHKAAGLRTYALVSMGSALLIIIANIVLETFSASAGIDPLRVMASVVMGIGFLCGGVIFMKDEQLSGLTTATGIWVATAIGIAVGFRLYVIAVMATALTLFVFTALWYVEQMVKRSSQ, encoded by the coding sequence ATGCCCATACTTACTCCGGTGGATGCCATCATCTTCTTCCAGCTTGCCCTCGCTATGCTTCTCGGTATGTCGCTCGGCCTGGAGCGCACCCTTGCGCACAAGGCAGCAGGACTCCGCACCTATGCGCTCGTCTCTATGGGCTCCGCGCTCCTTATCATCATCGCCAACATCGTCCTTGAAACCTTCTCGGCTTCTGCGGGCATAGATCCTCTGCGCGTAATGGCTTCCGTGGTCATGGGTATCGGTTTCCTCTGTGGCGGCGTCATCTTTATGAAAGATGAGCAGCTCTCGGGGCTAACCACAGCGACTGGTATCTGGGTTGCTACCGCCATCGGTATCGCGGTGGGCTTCCGCCTCTATGTCATCGCCGTTATGGCGACCGCGCTCACGCTCTTCGTGTTCACGGCTCTCTGGTACGTGGAGCAGATGGTCAAGAGGTCTTCGCAGTAA
- a CDS encoding PD-(D/E)XK nuclease family protein, with protein MYNPNRSPDWNYGGPKWRLSRSKIDLFIECPRCFYLDNKLGTGRPRGPSFTLNIAVDALLKKEFDVHRANGSTHPLMKAYGVDAIPFADPKMDVWRENFKGVEYRDKETGFVISGAVDDVWQNPEGELIVVDYKATSKDGKIETLADSAWEAQYQRQMGVYQWLLSKNGYPVSKTGYFVYANASKDKAAFDAQLEFEITVIPCEGETEWIDKVLPEIKACLESDKLPKVGNACEYCPYREAAGKKLQALVRK; from the coding sequence ATGTACAATCCCAACCGAAGTCCGGATTGGAATTACGGTGGTCCCAAGTGGCGCCTGTCCCGCTCCAAGATCGACCTTTTCATAGAATGCCCGCGTTGTTTCTATTTAGATAACAAGCTCGGCACCGGGCGTCCCCGCGGACCGTCTTTTACTCTAAACATTGCCGTCGACGCGCTCCTCAAGAAGGAATTCGACGTACATCGAGCGAATGGCTCTACGCACCCGCTCATGAAGGCGTATGGGGTGGATGCCATACCCTTTGCAGATCCGAAGATGGATGTCTGGAGGGAGAATTTCAAGGGAGTGGAATATCGCGACAAGGAGACCGGTTTCGTCATTTCCGGAGCAGTGGACGATGTCTGGCAGAACCCAGAGGGTGAACTCATTGTTGTCGATTACAAGGCTACGTCCAAGGACGGCAAGATCGAGACGCTGGCTGATTCCGCCTGGGAAGCCCAGTACCAGCGGCAGATGGGCGTATATCAGTGGCTTTTGAGTAAGAATGGATATCCAGTCTCCAAGACGGGGTATTTCGTGTACGCGAATGCGAGCAAGGACAAGGCGGCTTTCGATGCGCAGCTTGAGTTTGAGATAACGGTGATTCCGTGTGAAGGAGAGACGGAGTGGATCGACAAGGTCCTGCCCGAGATCAAGGCCTGCCTTGAGAGCGATAAATTACCCAAGGTGGGTAATGCCTGCGAGTATTGTCCATATCGAGAAGCGGCGGGGAAGAAGCTGCAGGCTCTCGTAAGGAAATAA
- the mnmA gene encoding tRNA 2-thiouridine(34) synthase MnmA: protein MQQEKNGKEKVFVGLSGGVDSSVALALLKEQGYDVTGVFIKTWQPSYVYCTAKEDRLDAMRVCALLNVPFRTLDLEEEYKREVADYMIAEYAKGRTPNPDVMCNRKIKFGAFLRFAREQGADLVATGHYAQRIYNQRTNVYELHRGADPKKDQSYFLYALGQAELAQILFPIGYMEKSAVRAEAKSFKLPTAEKKDSQGICFLGMVDMKDFLARHLKTERGAVLDTKGKTIGSHDGAALYTLGERHGFSVEASGTGQKPLYVVGKDIQANTLTVSTTPGAMKGSVRIPLEGVQSVNPKGLPGAVVEAEIRYHGERHPCRIEVKKGKVQAVFSTPLLVSPGQSVVFYAGSECLGGGVVATP, encoded by the coding sequence ATGCAGCAGGAAAAGAACGGGAAGGAGAAGGTATTCGTCGGCCTCTCTGGCGGAGTGGATAGCTCGGTGGCACTCGCGCTCCTCAAGGAGCAGGGCTACGACGTCACCGGCGTCTTCATCAAGACTTGGCAGCCTTCTTACGTGTACTGCACGGCTAAGGAGGATCGATTGGATGCTATGCGAGTCTGCGCTCTCCTCAATGTCCCGTTCCGTACGCTCGATCTGGAAGAGGAGTACAAGCGTGAAGTGGCCGATTATATGATCGCGGAATACGCGAAGGGGCGTACGCCGAATCCCGATGTGATGTGTAATCGGAAGATAAAGTTCGGCGCGTTCCTGCGCTTTGCGCGCGAGCAGGGTGCGGATCTGGTGGCGACGGGTCACTACGCACAGCGGATATATAACCAGCGGACTAATGTATATGAGCTCCATCGCGGGGCAGATCCGAAGAAGGATCAGTCCTATTTCCTTTATGCGCTCGGACAGGCGGAGCTCGCGCAGATCCTTTTTCCGATAGGGTACATGGAGAAGAGCGCCGTACGCGCCGAGGCCAAGAGCTTCAAGCTGCCCACAGCAGAAAAGAAGGATAGCCAGGGTATCTGCTTCCTCGGGATGGTAGATATGAAAGACTTCCTTGCACGTCATTTAAAGACCGAGCGAGGAGCCGTGCTCGATACCAAGGGGAAGACAATCGGCTCTCACGATGGGGCAGCGCTCTATACCCTGGGCGAGAGGCACGGTTTCTCCGTGGAAGCCTCCGGGACCGGTCAGAAGCCGCTTTACGTGGTCGGCAAGGATATTCAGGCGAATACGCTCACTGTCTCTACGACGCCTGGAGCAATGAAGGGTAGTGTACGGATTCCTCTCGAAGGGGTTCAGAGCGTTAATCCCAAGGGGTTACCAGGCGCAGTAGTGGAAGCCGAGATCCGCTACCATGGGGAGCGGCATCCGTGCCGCATAGAAGTTAAGAAGGGCAAGGTGCAAGCCGTCTTTTCCACACCTCTCCTCGTCTCTCCCGGGCAGTCGGTGGTCTTTTACGCTGGTTCTGAGTGTCTGGGAGGCGGAGTAGTCGCCACTCCTTAG
- a CDS encoding EamA family transporter, whose protein sequence is MWMLYAFLSAVLAAATAIFGKIGVKGVDSTLATTLRAVVMTLFLLPVAFFAGSFSKLTGEFLGSKVFGFIVLSAIAGALSWIFYFLALQSGTASGVSAIDRLSIVLVIIFAALFLGEALTVKTALGALLITAGAVLIAFK, encoded by the coding sequence ATGTGGATGCTTTATGCGTTTCTCTCGGCAGTCCTCGCGGCGGCTACCGCCATCTTCGGCAAGATCGGGGTGAAGGGGGTGGATTCAACCCTCGCTACTACATTGCGGGCGGTGGTGATGACGCTCTTTTTGCTTCCAGTAGCCTTCTTCGCAGGATCGTTCTCTAAGCTCACGGGAGAATTCCTCGGCTCCAAGGTGTTTGGCTTCATCGTGCTCTCAGCTATTGCGGGCGCGCTCTCCTGGATATTTTATTTCCTGGCGCTTCAGAGCGGTACGGCAAGCGGCGTCTCCGCCATCGATCGCCTCAGCATCGTATTGGTGATAATCTTCGCAGCGCTCTTCCTGGGGGAGGCGCTCACGGTAAAAACAGCCCTCGGAGCCCTCCTCATTACCGCTGGAGCTGTCCTCATCGCTTTCAAGTAA
- a CDS encoding restriction endonuclease — protein MPKTILVTKANGDQEPFDPSKLIQSLERAGAKPKVVNEVLKGVRTSLTSGIGTHEIYKRAFELLRTIEKPVAARYSLKRAVLALGPSGFPFEDYIGEIFRSRGFTVATGQMLSGSCVEHEVDLVAHTPNKYIIGEIKFHNQLGLKSDLKVALYVNARVEDIRKFRVKRGERLIDEGWLITNTKFTKAAVTYANCSGLKLVSWTYPRYGNLQDLIEEAQAHPLTCLTSLTGADKTRLMQAGIVLCKTLGEREGEMPGFGITGEKLKRVLTEARSVCESHF, from the coding sequence ATGCCCAAAACCATACTTGTCACTAAGGCTAATGGGGATCAGGAGCCCTTCGATCCTTCCAAGCTCATCCAGTCGCTGGAGCGCGCGGGTGCCAAGCCAAAGGTAGTGAACGAGGTGCTGAAGGGAGTGCGCACCTCTCTCACTTCGGGTATTGGCACGCATGAGATATATAAGCGGGCGTTCGAGCTCTTGCGCACTATCGAGAAGCCGGTAGCCGCACGATACTCTCTTAAGCGCGCAGTACTCGCCCTCGGCCCCTCTGGGTTCCCGTTTGAGGATTACATCGGGGAGATCTTCCGCTCTCGTGGTTTTACTGTAGCTACGGGCCAGATGCTCTCCGGCTCCTGCGTCGAGCATGAAGTGGATCTTGTCGCGCATACGCCGAACAAATACATCATCGGGGAGATCAAGTTCCATAACCAGCTCGGCCTCAAGAGCGACCTCAAGGTAGCCCTTTATGTGAACGCGCGGGTGGAAGACATCCGCAAGTTCCGCGTTAAGCGGGGCGAGCGGCTCATCGACGAGGGTTGGCTCATCACCAATACCAAATTCACCAAGGCGGCGGTGACCTATGCCAACTGCTCGGGATTGAAGCTCGTGAGCTGGACCTATCCCCGCTACGGCAACCTGCAGGATCTCATCGAGGAGGCCCAAGCTCACCCGCTGACCTGCCTTACTTCGCTTACGGGGGCAGACAAGACGCGGCTCATGCAGGCGGGGATTGTGCTCTGTAAGACTCTGGGGGAGAGGGAGGGAGAGATGCCTGGCTTCGGCATAACCGGGGAGAAGCTCAAGCGGGTTCTCACCGAGGCTCGCTCGGTGTGCGAGAGTCATTTTTAA
- a CDS encoding M3 family oligoendopeptidase: MPPLKNYQTGWDLKTYDYSSLKDPKIEKDTRALEKAILAFAKKYKGKSDYLKNEGKLLSALKDLETLEAIPAKALMYVNFVRELDSENREAEALINRLSDRFTKAGNEVIFFGLSLGKIDKAFQKKLLKSPRFAPYRYFLESTFETAKYNLSEPEEKILSLKRKASSELWVDGVEKAQRKLTINFKGEEMPLAGAMNKISMLPTEDRRALGRMVTEALRGVGDFAEGEMNAVAENKKVSDELRGYKEPYSATIIGYENDERAILNLVKAVSKGFPLSQRFHALKQKALGLPHMEYADRAVSIGKTDEKIPFEEGLTTVRDVFYGLDESYGSILDRFLKSGQIDVFPKKGKAGGAYCSGNTNMPTMVLLNHVDNLNSTMTLAHEMGHAIHTEKSKAQPVLYQDYSTSVAETASTLFEALVFDSIFKKLSGRDRAIALHDKIQDDIQTIFRQIAFFNFELEFHQRVRKEGFLDKDSIAALLNKHMQSYLGKGFKLSESDGYFFVAVMHFRRPFYVYSYAYGQLISKALVSRYKKDPAYIKKIDQFLTAGGSKKPEQIFKDIGLNTLDIGVFEEGLKSIKADIDEFEKLLPEITGEK, from the coding sequence ATGCCTCCTCTCAAGAACTATCAAACCGGCTGGGATCTCAAGACCTACGACTACTCCTCGCTCAAGGATCCGAAAATAGAGAAGGATACGCGGGCGCTTGAGAAGGCAATACTTGCTTTCGCTAAGAAATATAAAGGAAAGTCGGATTATCTCAAGAATGAAGGCAAGCTACTTTCTGCACTTAAGGACCTGGAGACGCTCGAGGCTATTCCCGCAAAGGCCCTCATGTACGTCAATTTTGTAAGGGAACTTGATTCCGAGAATCGTGAAGCCGAAGCCCTCATTAACCGTCTCTCTGACCGCTTCACCAAGGCAGGGAACGAAGTCATCTTCTTCGGACTCTCTTTGGGGAAGATTGATAAAGCCTTCCAGAAGAAACTTTTGAAGAGTCCTCGCTTCGCTCCCTACCGCTATTTCCTCGAAAGTACCTTTGAGACGGCCAAGTACAATCTCTCTGAACCGGAGGAGAAGATCCTCAGCCTCAAGCGCAAAGCTTCTTCCGAACTCTGGGTGGATGGCGTGGAGAAGGCGCAGCGCAAGCTCACCATCAATTTCAAGGGCGAGGAGATGCCTCTTGCGGGAGCCATGAACAAGATTTCCATGCTGCCTACGGAAGACCGTCGCGCGCTCGGACGCATGGTCACAGAGGCGCTCCGCGGGGTGGGAGATTTTGCAGAGGGGGAGATGAACGCGGTCGCGGAAAACAAGAAGGTGAGTGATGAGCTGCGGGGATACAAGGAACCGTACTCAGCTACCATCATCGGCTATGAGAATGATGAGCGCGCCATCCTTAATCTAGTGAAGGCGGTGAGCAAGGGCTTCCCGCTCAGCCAGCGCTTCCACGCACTTAAGCAGAAGGCACTCGGACTTCCGCATATGGAATATGCGGATAGGGCCGTTTCCATAGGAAAAACTGATGAAAAGATTCCGTTTGAAGAGGGCCTCACAACCGTGCGTGATGTTTTCTACGGATTGGATGAATCCTACGGTTCTATTCTCGATCGCTTCCTAAAGAGCGGGCAGATTGATGTCTTTCCCAAGAAGGGCAAGGCAGGCGGAGCTTACTGCTCCGGTAATACCAATATGCCTACCATGGTGCTGCTCAACCACGTGGACAATCTCAACTCCACCATGACCCTGGCGCATGAGATGGGGCATGCAATACATACGGAGAAGAGCAAAGCGCAGCCTGTGCTGTATCAGGACTATTCCACTTCTGTAGCCGAGACCGCCAGCACGCTCTTTGAAGCGTTGGTGTTCGACTCCATCTTCAAGAAGCTCTCTGGGCGGGATCGCGCCATCGCGCTCCATGACAAGATTCAGGACGACATCCAGACCATCTTCCGCCAGATCGCCTTCTTCAACTTCGAGCTCGAGTTCCACCAGAGAGTGCGCAAAGAAGGCTTCTTGGACAAGGACAGCATCGCCGCGCTCCTCAACAAGCATATGCAGTCGTACTTGGGTAAGGGCTTCAAGCTCTCCGAGAGCGACGGCTACTTCTTCGTAGCGGTGATGCATTTCCGCAGACCCTTCTACGTCTACTCCTACGCCTATGGCCAGCTCATCAGCAAGGCGCTCGTCAGCCGCTACAAGAAAGATCCTGCCTACATCAAGAAGATTGATCAGTTCCTCACGGCAGGAGGAAGCAAGAAGCCGGAGCAGATCTTCAAGGATATTGGCCTCAATACCCTCGATATTGGAGTCTTCGAGGAGGGACTGAAGAGTATTAAGGCGGATATCGATGAGTTCGAGAAACTCTTACCGGAGATTACGGGGGAGAAATAA
- a CDS encoding HD domain-containing protein — protein MYLTPRIEQAIRAACLLHDGQKRRAKRDIPYVSHLFSVAALLSNHAKDEDVVIGGLLHDSLEDTGYTREALEADFGSRVAMMVVEVTEEKERDGSPISWKDRKRAYVEGLEQASAEGLMIAAADKIHNLSTTISDFDIHGEAIWQNFRVPIEEQMWFYREVLGVLERRLESPIVAEYQEMVKRGKEVFNC, from the coding sequence ATGTACCTTACTCCGCGCATCGAACAAGCCATCAGGGCCGCCTGCCTTCTCCATGACGGACAGAAGCGCCGGGCGAAGCGGGATATTCCCTATGTGAGCCATCTCTTCTCGGTGGCGGCGCTTCTCTCTAATCATGCCAAGGACGAGGATGTGGTCATCGGCGGACTCCTGCATGATTCGCTCGAGGACACCGGCTATACTCGTGAGGCGCTTGAGGCCGATTTCGGTTCACGGGTGGCGATGATGGTGGTTGAGGTCACCGAAGAGAAGGAGAGGGATGGTTCCCCGATCTCTTGGAAGGACAGGAAGCGTGCGTATGTGGAGGGCCTGGAGCAGGCGAGTGCGGAGGGGCTCATGATCGCTGCGGCGGACAAGATCCACAACCTCTCTACCACCATCAGTGATTTCGATATCCATGGCGAGGCCATCTGGCAGAACTTCCGCGTACCTATCGAGGAGCAGATGTGGTTCTATCGGGAAGTTCTCGGGGTGCTGGAGCGTCGTCTGGAGAGCCCGATCGTCGCGGAATACCAGGAAATGGTAAAGCGCGGCAAGGAGGTGTTTAATTGCTAA
- a CDS encoding MGMT family protein: MKSRLTEFKIKSFAERVRAVVKDIPKGKTMTYKEVAAKAGNPGASRAVGTVMSRNQDPKVPCHRVLRSDGKLGGYNGGIERKVAKLRAEGVKI; the protein is encoded by the coding sequence ATGAAATCAAGACTCACGGAGTTTAAGATAAAATCCTTTGCTGAGCGTGTGCGCGCGGTGGTCAAAGATATCCCCAAAGGAAAGACCATGACCTACAAGGAGGTAGCGGCGAAGGCGGGGAATCCGGGGGCCTCGCGTGCGGTGGGTACCGTCATGAGTCGCAATCAGGATCCTAAGGTGCCATGCCATCGGGTACTCCGTTCAGATGGCAAGCTGGGCGGCTACAATGGAGGTATTGAACGCAAGGTAGCGAAGCTTCGGGCGGAAGGGGTCAAGATATGA
- a CDS encoding uracil-DNA glycosylase, protein MNEGKKEKMRQIEGEVLALTSSPLYAYRTENKYLPVIGEGSCDAEIMFVGEAPGRNEAKTGRPFCGAAGKILDELLASVHIPREDIYITNIVKDRPPQNRDPLPEEIASYGPFLDRQIEIIQPKVIATLGRYSMVYVMQKLGLEDRLDTIGALHGQALPARTSYGEITIFPLYHPASAIYNPALKETLLKDFAHIPFHVN, encoded by the coding sequence ATGAACGAGGGGAAGAAAGAGAAGATGCGGCAGATAGAGGGAGAGGTGCTGGCGCTTACTTCCTCTCCGCTTTACGCATATCGCACGGAGAACAAGTATCTGCCGGTGATCGGTGAGGGAAGCTGTGATGCAGAGATCATGTTTGTAGGGGAGGCTCCAGGGAGGAATGAAGCTAAGACCGGCCGCCCCTTCTGCGGGGCCGCGGGCAAGATCCTCGACGAGCTCTTAGCTTCCGTGCATATCCCGCGCGAGGACATCTATATCACCAATATCGTGAAGGATCGCCCGCCTCAGAACCGCGATCCGCTGCCGGAAGAGATCGCGAGCTACGGACCGTTCCTTGATCGGCAGATCGAGATCATACAGCCGAAGGTGATCGCCACTCTCGGGCGCTACTCGATGGTCTACGTCATGCAGAAGCTGGGGCTTGAGGATCGCCTCGACACTATCGGCGCGCTCCATGGGCAGGCTCTTCCTGCAAGGACTTCGTACGGAGAGATTACTATCTTTCCACTGTACCATCCGGCTTCCGCCATTTATAATCCTGCCTTGAAAGAAACCCTTCTTAAAGATTTCGCTCATATCCCTTTTCACGTAAATTAA
- a CDS encoding prephenate dehydratase, translating into MASDTLVIGIQGGEGSFNEEAIRLYTKEKGITKFRIKYLYTTRRVLEALHEKKIDRGIFAIENSIGGTVWETVNALSEFNCKILDSYKLPVRHCLLAKPGTKEKDIKIIMSHPQALAQTKKTVTKLYPKAKTVSGDGILVDQATAASALAKGKLPLGTAVIASRTAGEIYGLDILRENLQDKKKNLTTFLFVSRFNKDR; encoded by the coding sequence ATGGCATCTGACACGCTCGTCATCGGTATCCAAGGAGGAGAGGGGAGCTTCAATGAGGAAGCCATCCGTCTCTATACGAAAGAGAAGGGGATTACTAAGTTCCGCATAAAATATCTCTATACAACGAGGAGAGTACTCGAGGCACTCCATGAGAAGAAGATTGATCGCGGGATCTTTGCTATCGAGAACTCCATCGGCGGCACGGTCTGGGAGACGGTCAATGCGCTCTCTGAGTTCAACTGCAAGATTTTGGATAGCTATAAGCTGCCGGTGCGGCATTGTCTCTTGGCGAAGCCGGGGACGAAGGAGAAGGATATAAAGATCATCATGTCCCACCCTCAGGCGCTCGCGCAGACCAAGAAGACTGTCACCAAGCTCTATCCAAAGGCGAAGACTGTCTCTGGCGACGGTATCCTGGTAGATCAGGCTACCGCCGCAAGCGCGCTCGCCAAGGGCAAGCTACCCCTAGGTACTGCAGTCATCGCTTCGCGCACTGCAGGGGAGATCTATGGACTCGATATCCTCCGGGAGAACCTGCAGGATAAGAAAAAGAATCTGACTACTTTCTTGTTCGTGAGTCGTTTTAACAAGGATAGATAA
- the mltG gene encoding endolytic transglycosylase MltG encodes MPLLPFFHRPLVLVTLSAALIALAAYASFALLSLAPEEFPKGAIVTVPEGTSVRGAALLFEQQHAVYSSSLLTLLVRAAGDGIRAGAYLLDQPQGSYALALRLVRGDFGLAPVKLTFPEGITLKEMAQICERNLIGCSAESFLEAAKGQEGYLFPETYFFLPGTSAARVVEAMRAEFDKRTAALRTQAAALGKPFEQIVVMASLLEGEASTTRHRQEVAGVLWKRLSIDMPLQVDAAFAYIIGKTSFDLTREDLAVDSPYNTYINKGLPPTAINNPGIDALQAALTPTTSPYLYYLTGTNGVFYYARTYAEHLKNKARYLKTN; translated from the coding sequence ATGCCGCTTCTTCCATTCTTTCACCGTCCCCTCGTGCTGGTGACTCTTTCGGCAGCGCTTATCGCTCTAGCCGCCTATGCTTCTTTTGCCCTCCTCTCTTTGGCGCCAGAGGAATTCCCGAAGGGCGCCATCGTCACTGTGCCTGAGGGCACCAGCGTGCGCGGCGCAGCGCTTCTTTTTGAACAACAGCATGCGGTCTACTCTTCAAGCCTCCTCACTCTCTTGGTGCGTGCGGCAGGAGATGGCATCCGTGCAGGGGCATACCTTCTGGATCAGCCCCAGGGATCGTATGCACTCGCACTCCGTCTTGTCCGCGGGGATTTCGGTCTTGCTCCCGTGAAGCTGACTTTTCCTGAAGGGATCACTCTCAAAGAGATGGCTCAGATCTGTGAGCGTAACCTCATTGGCTGCTCCGCGGAGAGTTTCCTAGAGGCGGCCAAAGGCCAAGAAGGGTATCTTTTTCCTGAGACGTATTTCTTCCTCCCGGGTACTTCTGCGGCACGCGTAGTGGAAGCGATGCGGGCTGAATTCGACAAGCGCACAGCCGCTCTGCGCACTCAGGCTGCGGCTCTTGGGAAGCCGTTCGAACAGATTGTGGTCATGGCTTCGCTCCTTGAAGGGGAGGCCAGTACTACGCGTCATCGGCAGGAAGTAGCCGGGGTTCTCTGGAAGAGGCTCTCTATCGATATGCCGCTCCAGGTGGATGCGGCGTTCGCGTACATCATCGGCAAGACGAGCTTCGATCTCACGCGAGAGGATCTCGCTGTGGATTCTCCTTACAATACGTATATCAACAAAGGGCTGCCGCCTACGGCTATTAATAATCCGGGGATAGATGCGCTCCAAGCGGCGCTCACGCCCACCACGAGTCCGTATCTCTACTATCTGACTGGTACAAACGGCGTCTTTTACTACGCCCGCACCTACGCGGAGCATCTCAAGAATAAAGCTCGGTATCTCAAGACAAATTGA